A region of uncultured Draconibacterium sp. DNA encodes the following proteins:
- a CDS encoding prolyl oligopeptidase family serine peptidase: MKQIKTIILVLLTILIVITSCRNDKVFTEYEIKEFSFKGHEAKIVFPHEKNQNNYWIWRARFWGHEPQVDKALLEKGFHVAYVDVSNMFGNNEAVELWNDFYNYCISEYGFNHKAVLEGMSRGGLIVYNWASKNTDKVFCIYADAPVCDIKSWPGGLYSGSGSPEAWKLCLKAYNLDTISVKTIDNIPINNCASIARADIPVLHVFGDADSVVPYKENTELLAEKFKEAGGTIELIRKEGIGHHPHCLKDPKPIVDFILKSIDYKE; encoded by the coding sequence ATGAAACAGATAAAGACAATTATTTTAGTTTTACTAACAATTCTGATTGTAATTACATCATGTAGAAATGATAAAGTATTTACGGAATACGAGATAAAAGAATTTTCATTTAAAGGTCATGAAGCAAAGATTGTTTTTCCGCATGAGAAAAATCAAAATAATTATTGGATATGGAGAGCAAGGTTTTGGGGACATGAACCACAAGTTGATAAAGCATTATTGGAAAAAGGATTTCATGTTGCTTATGTTGATGTTTCTAATATGTTTGGAAACAATGAAGCCGTAGAATTATGGAATGATTTTTATAATTATTGCATTTCTGAATACGGATTTAATCATAAAGCAGTATTGGAAGGAATGAGTAGAGGTGGCTTAATTGTTTATAATTGGGCATCAAAAAATACAGACAAAGTTTTTTGTATTTATGCAGACGCACCTGTTTGCGACATAAAAAGTTGGCCAGGTGGTCTGTATAGTGGAAGTGGTAGTCCTGAGGCATGGAAACTCTGTTTGAAAGCATACAATCTTGACACTATTTCAGTCAAGACCATTGATAATATACCAATTAATAATTGTGCAAGTATTGCGAGAGCTGACATTCCAGTTTTACACGTATTTGGCGATGCTGACTCAGTTGTTCCTTATAAAGAGAATACTGAATTATTAGCTGAAAAATTTAAAGAAGCAGGAGGAACAATTGAACTTATAAGAAAAGAAGGGATTGGACATCATCCACATTGTTTAAAAGACCCAAAACCAATTGTTGACTTTATTTTGAAAAGTATTGATTACAAAGAATAA